One part of the Vibrio ponticus genome encodes these proteins:
- a CDS encoding ABC transporter ATP-binding protein produces the protein MAKVTLEGINKVYDNGFHAIHDVSLDIKDGEFMVLVGPSGCAKSTMLRMVAGLESITSGQLSIGDKVCNDLPPKDRGIAMVFQNYALYPHMTTYENMAFGLETAKKSKQEIERRVAEAAELLEITELLDRKPKQMSGGQRQRVALGRAMVRKPEVFLFDEPLSNLDAKLRVSMRMRITRLHQQLKDSGSPATMIYVTHDQVEAMTMGDRVCILNKGSIMQVDTPMNVYHNPKNRFVAEFIGSPAMNMLGGKVVKSGDAVGVNLGGKVLDLPQERHARAEMWLDKPVHVGIRPEHIAVCSESNPNTLSAEVEAIEELGSEVYIHLNVLGCRVVCKQSDREQIPVVASRCYIELFMSKCHLFDDATDNNIFYS, from the coding sequence ATGGCAAAGGTTACACTCGAAGGCATCAATAAGGTTTATGACAACGGTTTCCACGCGATTCATGATGTAAGCTTAGACATCAAGGATGGTGAATTTATGGTGCTAGTTGGACCTTCAGGATGTGCGAAATCAACCATGCTGAGAATGGTTGCAGGATTAGAAAGCATTACCAGCGGTCAATTATCAATTGGTGACAAGGTGTGTAATGACTTGCCTCCAAAAGACCGCGGTATTGCGATGGTTTTCCAAAACTATGCGCTATACCCACATATGACGACCTATGAAAACATGGCGTTCGGTTTGGAGACAGCTAAGAAATCAAAACAAGAAATTGAACGTCGTGTTGCAGAAGCTGCTGAGCTACTAGAGATTACTGAGTTGCTCGATCGCAAGCCGAAGCAGATGTCTGGCGGTCAGCGTCAACGAGTGGCTCTCGGACGCGCAATGGTGCGCAAACCAGAGGTATTTCTTTTTGATGAACCGTTATCAAACCTTGATGCTAAATTGCGTGTATCAATGCGCATGCGTATTACGCGTTTGCACCAGCAGCTAAAGGATTCCGGTAGCCCTGCGACCATGATTTACGTTACACATGATCAGGTGGAAGCAATGACGATGGGTGACCGTGTATGCATTCTTAACAAAGGCAGTATCATGCAAGTTGATACACCGATGAACGTTTATCACAATCCAAAGAATCGCTTTGTAGCAGAATTTATTGGTTCGCCAGCAATGAATATGCTAGGTGGTAAAGTGGTTAAATCGGGCGATGCGGTTGGTGTTAACTTAGGTGGTAAAGTGCTAGATCTGCCACAAGAGCGTCACGCACGAGCAGAAATGTGGCTAGATAAACCCGTTCATGTAGGTATTCGACCTGAGCATATCGCTGTGTGCAGCGAAAGTAATCCCAATACGTTATCAGCGGAAGTTGAAGCGATAGAGGAACTTGGCTCGGAGGTATATATCCACCTTAATGTACTTGGTTGCCGAGTGGTATGTAAGCAGTCAGATCGAGAGCAGATCCCAGTGGTTGCAAGCCGTTGCTATATCGAACTATTCATGAGTAAGTGTCATCTGTTTGATGATGCGACTGACAACAATATTTTTTATTCTTAA